In a single window of the Bacteroidales bacterium genome:
- a CDS encoding GIY-YIG nuclease family protein → MYILECVVDSYYTGNTNNHELRLAEHLTGEGSNQTKRRLPVKLVYYEEYPGID, encoded by the coding sequence ATGTACATACTGGAATGTGTCGTTGACAGCTATTATACAGGCAACACCAACAATCATGAGTTACGTCTTGCGGAACATCTGACTGGCGAAGGCTCCAATCAAACAAAAAGGAGGTTGCCCGTTAAGCTCGTTTATTACGAAGAATATCCA